The Terriglobia bacterium genome includes a region encoding these proteins:
- a CDS encoding fibronectin type III domain-containing protein, producing MKGIFQPARLLGIALLLLVCIAISFRGYSRLSSPKRASTPHSAKLSWKPSTSAVKGYNIYRTKPGGSYTRINPTVHPDTSYVDSDVEAGATYYYVTTAVTAAGVESKFSDRVVAVIPND from the coding sequence TTGAAGGGCATTTTCCAACCCGCACGCCTCCTAGGAATCGCCCTACTCCTTCTTGTCTGCATCGCCATCAGTTTCAGAGGCTACTCCCGCCTCAGCTCGCCTAAGCGGGCATCCACCCCGCATTCGGCCAAGTTGTCGTGGAAACCGAGCACATCGGCGGTGAAGGGCTACAACATTTATCGGACGAAACCTGGCGGCTCGTACACCCGCATCAACCCCACTGTTCATCCCGATACGTCGTATGTCGACTCCGATGTTGAGGCCGGCGCGACTTACTACTATGTGACGACGGCTGTGACCGCTGCTGGTGTTGAAAGCAAGTTTTCGGACCGGGTCGTGGCCGTGATCCCGAACGATTGA
- a CDS encoding response regulator transcription factor, with protein MPIPPASTRKISVCLLANHPLVLAEFQRLLSTVPARVQPKRVEPQLSGKASLPRASVYVVDFEGNRMATESLVAKVMERYPNARLLLVGGDFSEDVAFPLLRLGVKGLLQHSQLADQLQRALQSIDAGGYWVPRTLLSRFVDSVLAKTTHGAAMSSRARLSRREKEVIQALLENLSNKEIGSRLNISERTVKFHVSNLLRKFGVGRRADLIVMAYQEASRTSPSVAGATLGEFGRVH; from the coding sequence ATGCCAATACCGCCGGCGTCAACCCGGAAGATCTCCGTCTGCCTGCTGGCGAACCACCCACTCGTGCTGGCAGAGTTTCAGCGGTTGCTCAGCACGGTTCCCGCTCGCGTTCAGCCCAAGAGAGTCGAGCCGCAGCTTTCAGGCAAAGCTTCGCTTCCACGTGCGAGCGTGTATGTCGTCGATTTCGAAGGCAACCGGATGGCGACCGAATCCCTGGTGGCAAAGGTAATGGAACGGTATCCCAACGCCCGCTTGCTCCTGGTCGGTGGAGATTTCAGTGAGGACGTCGCTTTTCCGCTGCTTCGACTGGGGGTGAAGGGTCTTTTGCAGCACTCACAACTTGCGGATCAGCTCCAGCGTGCCCTGCAGTCAATTGATGCGGGCGGATATTGGGTGCCGCGGACGTTGCTGTCCAGGTTTGTCGATTCCGTTCTCGCCAAGACGACACATGGTGCGGCCATGTCCTCCCGCGCACGGCTGAGTCGGCGCGAAAAGGAAGTCATCCAGGCTCTGCTGGAAAACCTCTCGAATAAGGAAATCGGGAGTCGACTGAACATTTCCGAACGCACCGTCAAATTCCATGTCTCCAACCTCTTGCGGAAATTCGGGGTGGGTCGCAGAGCTGACCTCATTGTGATGGCCTACCAGGAGGCTTCTCGGACCTCTCCTTCCGTTGCCGGCGCCACCCTGGGCGAATTCGGGCGTGTCCATTAG
- a CDS encoding choice-of-anchor D domain-containing protein: MRATRLILIVAVVVAVTLPLAANNLPSITSISPSAVPAGSGSFTLTVSGSYFNGKDKITWNGVRLTTTLVSLTQAQAVVPANYLASAGNANVAIWDSRSGTFSSAVTFTITAGAPVSVSIEPGSTALSPGSPQQFTAAVSGTTNTAVTWSATGGTISSTGLYTAPSPVSTAQVLPDAVGPSPAGASVRHGSTVSWLHAASGDNRLVMVGCSLGKLDLPPFTLSVTYGGISMLSDPVSLKKVNGTGDGAVQMFYLVAPPTGQQTVMVTLSGTTADLECGSVSFTGVNQLTPLRHTATSTGYSSTPSISISSAIGDMVVNAIDYGCSGGSSAQALAWMKQISCSTGGSNGAQSIAAGAASVGMNYRIANDQWGMVAADIAAAASANTSAAAPSANTSTAAPSANSYAVTATSVADPTKSASAVVTVSTNSSPVVSVSVSPTTATVTTAGTQQFAAAVSGTTNTAVTWSASGGTVSSTGLYTAPSTAGNYVVTATSAADPTKTASATVNVSAPVIVSVSVAPTSVTVTTGGTQQFTATVSGTTNTAATWSATGGTVSSVGLYTAPSTAGTYTVKATSAADPTKSASASVSVSAPATVSVSVAPTSTTTTTNGTAQFTATVSGSTNTAVTWSATGGTVSTVGLYTAPSTAGTYTVKATSAADPTKSASASVSVSAPVTVIVSVTPNNTTVTTNGTVQFTATVTGSTNTAVTWSVASGSGTVSTSGLYTAPSTAGTASVLATSVADPRSSALANITINAPATVLLSASPTSVSFGSVLVGGSASQAVTLSNTGNSAATVSSASFTGSGFGLSGLTFPFTLAAAASKSASLTFAPASSGPASGSVSFVSNATNSPTTVALGGSGTAPVQHNAMLSWQAGSSNPSGFNVYRSSISGGSYTRVNSTTNATPSYTDSTVQSGQTYYYVVTELDNTGMESGYSSQVAAVIPTP, from the coding sequence ATGCGGGCTACGCGGCTCATTCTTATCGTGGCGGTCGTCGTTGCGGTCACCCTCCCCCTAGCAGCCAATAATCTGCCGTCCATCACGTCGATTTCGCCTAGTGCGGTCCCCGCTGGTTCCGGCAGCTTCACTCTTACGGTTTCGGGCTCATACTTCAATGGCAAGGACAAGATTACCTGGAATGGCGTGCGGCTCACCACAACGCTCGTCTCGCTGACGCAGGCCCAGGCAGTGGTTCCGGCTAACTACCTGGCCAGTGCCGGTAATGCCAACGTAGCGATATGGGATTCCCGGTCGGGCACGTTTTCCAGTGCGGTGACATTCACGATCACTGCCGGTGCGCCCGTCAGTGTCAGCATTGAACCGGGCAGCACCGCATTAAGCCCGGGCAGCCCGCAGCAATTCACCGCCGCCGTCAGCGGCACAACCAACACTGCCGTAACCTGGTCGGCCACCGGTGGAACCATATCGTCCACCGGGTTGTACACCGCCCCCAGCCCCGTCAGCACGGCGCAGGTGCTGCCGGACGCAGTGGGACCGAGTCCGGCAGGCGCCTCGGTCAGGCACGGCTCAACCGTGAGCTGGCTGCACGCGGCTTCTGGCGACAACCGTCTCGTGATGGTCGGTTGTTCGCTTGGCAAACTCGACCTCCCGCCATTCACGCTCTCGGTGACCTACGGCGGCATCAGCATGCTCAGCGACCCCGTCAGCCTGAAAAAGGTCAACGGCACGGGGGACGGCGCGGTGCAGATGTTTTACCTGGTCGCCCCGCCCACCGGTCAACAAACGGTGATGGTAACGCTGTCCGGAACAACGGCGGACTTGGAGTGCGGGTCGGTCAGCTTTACCGGTGTCAATCAATTGACCCCTCTTCGCCACACCGCCACCAGTACTGGGTATAGCAGCACGCCCTCGATATCGATCAGCAGTGCTATCGGGGACATGGTCGTCAACGCGATCGACTATGGATGCTCGGGTGGCAGCTCGGCACAGGCCCTGGCATGGATGAAGCAAATCAGTTGTTCTACTGGAGGCAGCAACGGAGCTCAATCGATAGCCGCTGGTGCAGCTTCGGTGGGGATGAATTACCGGATTGCCAACGACCAGTGGGGCATGGTGGCTGCGGACATCGCTGCGGCAGCAAGCGCCAACACCTCTGCTGCGGCACCTAGCGCCAACACCTCCACTGCGGCACCTAGCGCCAACTCCTACGCGGTCACAGCTACCAGTGTAGCCGACCCGACCAAGTCGGCCAGCGCGGTTGTGACTGTTAGCACGAATTCCTCCCCTGTTGTTAGCGTTAGCGTCTCGCCCACCACGGCGACGGTAACCACCGCTGGCACGCAACAGTTCGCCGCCGCTGTGAGCGGCACAACCAATACCGCGGTAACTTGGTCGGCATCCGGTGGAACGGTTTCCTCGACCGGCCTGTACACCGCACCCAGCACCGCCGGCAACTACGTGGTCACGGCCACAAGCGCTGCCGATCCGACCAAGACGGCAAGTGCTACCGTGAACGTCAGTGCGCCTGTCATTGTCAGTGTCAGCGTTGCACCCACGAGTGTGACGGTAACCACCGGCGGCACGCAACAGTTCACCGCCACTGTGAGCGGCACAACCAATACCGCGGCGACCTGGTCGGCGACCGGTGGAACGGTTTCCTCAGTTGGCCTGTACACCGCGCCGAGCACCGCCGGCACCTACACGGTCAAGGCCACGAGCGCCGCCGATCCGACCAAGAGTGCCAGCGCCAGCGTGAGCGTTTCTGCACCGGCCACGGTCAGCGTCAGCGTTGCTCCTACCAGCACAACCACGACCACCAACGGCACGGCACAATTCACCGCCACAGTCAGCGGTTCCACCAATACCGCGGTGACCTGGTCGGCGACCGGTGGAACGGTTTCCACAGTTGGCCTGTACACCGCGCCGAGCACCGCCGGCACCTACACCGTCAAGGCCACGAGCGCCGCCGATCCGACCAAGAGTGCCAGCGCCAGCGTGAGCGTTTCTGCGCCCGTCACGGTCATCGTCAGCGTTACACCGAACAACACGACGGTCACCACCAATGGCACGGTGCAGTTCACCGCCACGGTAACAGGTTCGACGAACACGGCGGTGACTTGGTCGGTGGCCAGCGGCAGCGGGACGGTCTCGACCAGCGGCCTCTACACCGCCCCATCCACGGCCGGTACCGCTTCGGTGCTTGCCACCAGCGTGGCCGATCCCAGGTCCAGCGCTTTGGCAAACATAACCATCAACGCCCCGGCCACCGTGCTCTTGTCAGCTTCCCCGACCTCGGTTTCATTCGGGTCGGTGCTGGTGGGAGGGTCGGCCAGCCAGGCGGTGACGCTTAGCAATACCGGCAACTCGGCGGCAACGGTCTCATCGGCCAGCTTCACCGGTTCGGGGTTCGGTCTCAGCGGCCTTACCTTCCCGTTCACGCTGGCCGCGGCGGCCAGCAAGAGTGCCAGTTTGACCTTTGCGCCGGCCAGCAGCGGCCCGGCTTCGGGCAGTGTCTCGTTCGTGAGTAATGCGACGAACTCGCCGACAACGGTGGCGCTCGGCGGCTCGGGCACGGCCCCGGTCCAGCACAACGCCATGCTGAGCTGGCAAGCCGGCAGCTCGAACCCGTCTGGCTTCAATGTGTACCGCTCATCAATCAGTGGCGGGTCATACACACGGGTAAACAGCACCACGAACGCAACTCCCAGTTACACAGATTCCACAGTGCAATCGGGACAGACCTACTACTACGTTGTTACTGAATTGGACAACACAGGAATGGAGAGCGGGTACTCGAGCCAGGTGGCGGCGGTGATTCCCACGCCGTAA
- a CDS encoding N-acetyltransferase gives MSEFVCIAPDVKLGKDVKLSKFINLYGCEIGDNTKIGAFVEIQKKATVGRNCKISSHTFICEGVTVEDDVFVGHSVTFINDSYPRATAGGQLQTEADWKVETTVVKKGASIGSGSTILSRVTIGENAIVGAGSVVTKDVPANAIVAGNPAKLLRYIAPATSPVGR, from the coding sequence ATGAGCGAATTCGTTTGTATCGCCCCCGACGTCAAGCTCGGCAAAGACGTTAAACTCTCAAAGTTCATCAACCTGTACGGATGCGAAATCGGCGATAACACAAAAATTGGCGCATTCGTCGAGATCCAGAAAAAAGCCACCGTCGGCCGCAATTGCAAGATCTCCAGCCACACCTTCATCTGCGAAGGCGTGACCGTTGAGGACGACGTTTTTGTGGGCCACAGCGTGACGTTTATCAACGATTCCTACCCGCGCGCCACCGCCGGCGGCCAGTTACAGACCGAAGCCGACTGGAAGGTGGAGACCACGGTGGTGAAGAAGGGGGCCTCCATCGGCTCCGGATCCACCATCCTCTCAAGGGTTACGATCGGCGAGAATGCGATTGTCGGCGCCGGCAGTGTGGTCACCAAGGACGTGCCGGCGAACGCGATTGTCGCCGGCAACCCCGCGAAACTGCTCCGGTATATCGCGCCTGCAACCAGCCCGGTCGGCCGTTAA
- a CDS encoding DNRLRE domain-containing protein — MSSLRSWSFSAVILLLGILAIVPTVALAQAPVTDDTFVTQTSADSNFGNQGTLAVQAGAQPTYTYVRFNLSQVPAGSTVTKATLRLFVTAATTPGAFDIRLAGGPWSESALSWNSQPGSGPGSLVFGGSCASPIPATADPTHPQCISTGQVDGYVII, encoded by the coding sequence ATGTCATCGCTGCGTTCGTGGTCCTTCTCAGCCGTAATTCTATTGCTTGGCATTCTCGCAATCGTTCCGACGGTGGCATTGGCCCAAGCGCCAGTCACCGACGATACGTTTGTCACGCAGACCAGCGCCGACAGTAACTTCGGCAACCAAGGCACATTGGCTGTGCAGGCCGGTGCGCAGCCCACCTACACCTACGTGCGATTCAATCTGTCGCAGGTGCCGGCGGGTTCCACCGTGACCAAGGCGACGTTGCGGTTGTTTGTCACCGCCGCTACCACCCCGGGCGCGTTCGACATTCGCCTGGCAGGCGGGCCGTGGTCGGAGTCCGCTCTGTCCTGGAATAGCCAGCCTGGTTCAGGGCCGGGCTCGCTCGTGTTTGGTGGCAGCTGCGCAAGTCCGATTCCCGCGACTGCCGATCCTACGCATCCGCAGTGCATTTCCACCGGCCAGGTCGATGGCTACGTCATCATCGA
- a CDS encoding Gfo/Idh/MocA family oxidoreductase encodes MATWPTPDAADTESTQPPKAGARTGGILAPWALPAASLKTNALRVGVIGYGYWGPNIVRNFDIQEHSRVTVVCDSRPEALAKVAKAHPRMEVTTDVAGVIRSPHIDVVAVVTPVCSHFELAKAALLNGKHIFVEKPFTASVAQAAELIEIAERKNLKIMVDHTFLFTGAVRKIRQLIDQGVLGDLYYYDSTRVNLGLFQHDVNVVWDLAPHDLSIMDYLIESKPEAIVATGQNHVNGVEDVAYLTVYYPNKVIAHVNVNWLSPVKVRTTLVGGEKKMLVWNDLEADEKIKVYDKGVQMKTREGVYDMLVSYRCGDMWAPQIEQTEALKLELEYFLECIATGKSPINDGHAGLRIVKMLEAADESIQKRGNIVQL; translated from the coding sequence ATGGCAACATGGCCAACGCCTGACGCGGCCGACACGGAATCAACACAGCCACCCAAGGCTGGGGCTCGAACTGGCGGTATTTTGGCCCCCTGGGCACTCCCCGCGGCATCTCTCAAGACCAACGCTCTGCGTGTAGGCGTCATCGGCTACGGCTATTGGGGACCGAATATCGTTCGCAATTTTGACATACAAGAGCACTCGCGGGTGACCGTGGTTTGCGACTCGCGTCCGGAAGCGCTTGCCAAAGTTGCCAAAGCACATCCGCGCATGGAAGTAACCACCGATGTCGCCGGGGTGATTCGTTCACCTCACATCGACGTTGTCGCCGTGGTCACACCGGTTTGCTCGCATTTTGAATTAGCCAAGGCCGCACTGCTCAATGGCAAGCACATTTTTGTCGAAAAGCCATTCACGGCCAGTGTCGCTCAGGCCGCGGAGCTGATCGAAATCGCGGAGCGCAAGAACCTCAAGATCATGGTCGACCACACGTTCCTGTTCACCGGCGCGGTGCGCAAGATCCGCCAGTTGATCGACCAGGGCGTGCTCGGCGACCTCTACTATTATGATTCCACGCGCGTCAACCTGGGCCTGTTCCAGCACGACGTGAACGTCGTGTGGGACCTGGCGCCGCATGATCTCTCGATCATGGACTACCTCATCGAGTCCAAGCCGGAAGCGATCGTCGCCACCGGCCAGAACCACGTTAACGGCGTAGAGGATGTCGCGTACCTGACGGTGTACTATCCCAACAAAGTTATCGCCCATGTGAACGTCAATTGGCTTTCGCCGGTGAAGGTGCGCACGACTCTGGTCGGCGGCGAAAAGAAGATGCTGGTGTGGAACGACCTGGAAGCCGATGAGAAGATCAAGGTGTACGATAAGGGCGTCCAGATGAAGACCCGCGAAGGCGTGTACGACATGCTCGTCAGCTACCGCTGCGGCGACATGTGGGCGCCGCAGATCGAGCAGACCGAAGCCCTCAAGCTGGAACTTGAGTACTTCCTCGAATGCATTGCCACCGGCAAATCGCCGATTAACGACGGCCATGCCGGATTGCGGATCGTCAAAATGTTGGAAGCGGCTGACGAATCCATTCAGAAACGCGGTAATATCGTCCAACTATGA
- a CDS encoding choice-of-anchor D domain-containing protein: MKQLWKALHVVLLVTLTLIHSGCGGAAGAGSTTTSKTSSAPATVSVSVAPTSTTLAANGTVQFTATVGGTSNTAVTWSVASGGGTVSSSGLYTAPASAGTATVMATSVADPSKTATATVTITAAGGSAISVGISPTSTAMTTNGTAQFTATVSGSTNTAVTWSATGGTVSSTGLYTAPSTAGAYTVKATSAADPTKSASATATVTAPVIVSVTPNNTTITTNGTVQFTATVTGSTNTAVTWSVASGSGTVSTSGLYTAPSTAGTASVLATSVANPKSSALANITINAPATVLLSASPTSVSFGSVLVGGSASQAVTLSNTGNSAATVSSASFTGSGFGVSGLTFPFTLAAAASKSASLTFAPPSSGPASGSVSFVSNATNSPTTVALSGSGTAPVQHTAMLSWQGDSSATGYNVYRSTVTGGPYTRLNSALNAAANYADSTVASGHTYYYVVTEMDSSGLESGYSSPATAVIPTP; encoded by the coding sequence ATGAAGCAATTATGGAAAGCCCTACATGTCGTGCTTCTCGTCACCCTAACGCTGATCCATTCAGGTTGCGGCGGAGCAGCCGGCGCGGGTTCAACGACAACATCGAAAACGAGCAGCGCTCCTGCGACGGTTAGCGTCAGCGTCGCCCCAACCAGCACGACGCTTGCTGCCAATGGCACCGTGCAGTTCACCGCCACGGTAGGCGGCACCAGCAACACCGCGGTGACTTGGAGCGTGGCCAGCGGCGGAGGGACGGTGTCCAGCAGCGGTCTGTACACTGCCCCGGCTTCAGCCGGCACAGCTACGGTGATGGCCACCAGCGTCGCAGATCCCAGCAAGACTGCAACCGCCACCGTGACGATCACTGCGGCCGGCGGCTCTGCGATCAGTGTCGGTATTTCGCCTACTAGCACAGCGATGACCACCAACGGCACGGCACAATTCACCGCCACGGTCAGCGGCTCCACCAATACCGCGGTGACCTGGTCGGCGACCGGTGGGACGGTTTCCTCGACCGGTCTCTATACCGCGCCGAGCACCGCCGGCGCCTACACCGTCAAGGCCACGAGCGCCGCCGATCCGACCAAGAGTGCCAGCGCCACCGCAACCGTTACTGCGCCAGTCATCGTCAGCGTTACACCGAACAACACGACGATAACCACCAATGGCACGGTGCAGTTCACCGCCACGGTAACAGGTTCGACGAACACGGCGGTGACCTGGTCGGTGGCCAGCGGCAGCGGGACGGTTTCGACCAGCGGCCTCTACACCGCGCCCTCCACGGCCGGTACCGCTTCGGTGCTTGCCACCAGCGTGGCCAATCCCAAATCCAGCGCCCTGGCCAACATAACCATCAACGCCCCGGCCACCGTGCTCTTGTCAGCTTCTCCGACCTCGGTTTCATTCGGGTCGGTGCTGGTGGGAGGGTCGGCCAGCCAGGCGGTGACGCTTAGCAATACCGGCAACTCGGCGGCAACGGTCTCATCGGCCAGCTTCACCGGTTCGGGGTTCGGGGTGAGCGGACTTACATTCCCGTTCACGCTGGCCGCGGCGGCCAGCAAGAGTGCCAGTTTGACCTTTGCGCCGCCCAGCAGCGGCCCGGCCTCGGGCAGTGTCTCGTTCGTGAGCAATGCGACGAACTCGCCGACAACGGTGGCGCTCAGCGGCTCGGGCACGGCCCCGGTCCAGCACACCGCCATGCTGAGCTGGCAAGGCGACTCGTCAGCGACTGGCTACAACGTGTATCGCTCAACGGTGACGGGTGGGCCGTATACGCGGCTGAACAGCGCGCTGAATGCCGCTGCCAATTACGCGGACTCCACCGTGGCCTCAGGACACACTTACTACTACGTGGTCACGGAGATGGACAGCTCAGGATTGGAGAGCGGGTACTCGAGCCCAGCGACGGCGGTGATTCCCACGCCTTAG